A single region of the Manihot esculenta cultivar AM560-2 chromosome 12, M.esculenta_v8, whole genome shotgun sequence genome encodes:
- the LOC122721396 gene encoding ubiquinone biosynthesis O-methyltransferase, mitochondrial-like, with product MRSYATAIVAAEYLLHWLPKGTHQWSSFLTPEELVLILQRASINVKEMAGFVYNPLTGRWSLSDDISVNFIAFGTKSGE from the exons ATGAGGTCATATGCAACAGCCATTGTTGCAGCAGAGTACCTTCTCCATTGG CTTCCCAAAGGGACGCACCAATGGTCAAGTTTCCTGACTCCTGAAGAGTTAGTATTGATCCTGCAACGTGCTTCTATCAAC GTCAAAGAAATGGCTGGATTTGTTTACAACCCCTTGACCGGACGATGGTCTCTTTCTGATGATATCAGCGTAAATTTCATCGCATTTGGTACCAAAAGTGGCGAATGA
- the LOC110628908 gene encoding dimethylnonatriene synthase — protein MDFSSHIKTVIWALAFIFLFSLWRTMNRKSEREKNRVPEPAGAWPLIGHLHLLGGKEPACKILGAIADKAGPFYSLRLGMNRILVVSGWEMVKECLAKNDIVFATRASIAAGKHLGYNNAIFALAPYGEYWRDMRKLATLQLLSSHRLEILKHVRLSEVDMFLKDLYNICAENANNLAKVTISKLLERVTFNINLKMLAGKRFSSSTYGEENSEPWRYKKAIEEALYLSGIFVMSDAIPWLEWLDHQGHISAMKRTAKEIDAVVGTWLEEHLRKKSSKEDSIGESDLMDVMLENLAEDSVMSGHSRDTVVKAMVMILTLTGAGSTAVTLTWALSLLLNNPSVLKSAQEELDIHVGKDKWVQESNIQKLNYLQAIVKETLRLYPPGPLTGIREAMEDCDLGGYHVSQGTRLVANIWKLQRDPRIWENPSEFQPERFLTTHAHVDFRGQNFEYIPFSSGRRSCPAITFGLKVVHLILARVLQGFDLRTVKGLPVCMKEGPGISLSKVNPLEVIVKPRLDLELYQCLGRSNYMSF, from the exons ATGGATTTCTCTTCTCACATCAAAACAGTCATATGGGCTCTTGCTTTTATATTTCTCTTTAGTTTATGGAGAACTATGAACAGAAAGAGCGAAAGAGAGAAAAACAGAGTCCCTGAACCAGCCGGGGCATGGCCCTTGATTGGTCACTTGCATCTTTTAGGTGGCAAAGAACCAGCCTGCAAAATCCTTGGAGCCATCGCTGATAAAGCTGGCCCTTTTTACTCACTCAGACTTGGTATGAACCGAATATTAGTGGTGAGTGGTTGGGAAATGGTAAAGGAATGCTTGGCTAAAAACGACATAGTTTTTGCTACCAGAGCAAGCATAGCAGCAGGAAAACACTTGGGTTACAATAATGCAATCTTCGCATTAGCCCCATATGGAGAATATTGGCGTGACATGAGAAAGCTAGCTACTCTTCAACTTCTATCGAGTCATCGGCTTGAAATTCTTAAGCATGTGAGGTTGTCGGAAGTGGACATGTTCTTGAAAGATTTGTACAATATTTGTGCAGAGAATGCGAACAATCTTGCCAAGGTTACCATAAGCAAATTGTTGGAGCGTGTTACGTTCAATATAAACCTGAAAATGCTAGCTGGGAAGAGATTTTCAAGCAGCACATATGGGGAAGAAAACAGCGAGCCCTGGAGATACAAGAAGGCCATAGAAGAAGCTCTATATCTGAGCGGGATTTTTGTGATGTCGGATGCAATTCCGTGGCTTGAATGGTTGGATCATCAGGGGCATATCAGTGCGATGAAGAGGACCGCTAAGGAGATTGACGCAGTAGTAGGAACTTGGCTGGAGGAACATCTGAGAAAAAAAAGCTCCAAGGAGGACAGTATTGGTGAAAGTGATTTGATGGATGTTATGCTTGAAAACCTTGCAGAAGATTCTGTGATGTCTGGCCATTCGCGAGATACTGTCGTAAAGGCAATGGTTATG ATTCTAACCCTAACCGGAGCTGGAAGCACAGCAGTAACATTGACATGGGCACTTTCTCTCCTACTAAACAACCCGAGTGTGCTAAAATCAGCTCAAGAGGAGCTAGACATCCATGTTGGCAAAGACAAATGGGTACAAGAATCAAATATTCAAAAACTAAACTATCTCCAAGCAATCGTCAAAGAAACTCTACGCTTATATCCACCTGGTCCACTAACAGGGATACGTGAGGCCATGGAAGACTGTGATCTTGGTGGGTATCATGTCTCTCAGGGCACACGACTTGTCGCTAACATATGGAAGCTACAACGAGACCCTCGCATCTGGGAAAACCCTAGCGAGTTTCAACCAGAGAGGTTCCTGACGACTCATGCTCATGTTGATTTTAGAGGGCAAAATTTTGAGTACATTCCATTTAGCTCTGGGAGAAGGTCTTGCCCTGCTATTACTTTTGGCCTGAAAGTGGTTCACTTGATCCTTGCTAGGGTTCTTCAGGGATTTGATTTAAGGACAGTTAAAGGCTTACCAGTGTGTATGAAGGAAGGCCCTGGAATTTCCTTGTCCAAAGTAAATCCATTAGAAGTTATTGTCAAACCCCGCCTGGATTTGGAGCTTTATCAATGTCTTGGAAGATCAAACTACATGTCGTTTTAA